A stretch of Deinococcus cellulosilyticus NBRC 106333 = KACC 11606 DNA encodes these proteins:
- a CDS encoding HK97 gp10 family phage protein — MRPKIKWLNLDETLRKLDQLVDIESQIPIEPIRTQVEQHALLGVDANVYSTEPGAYERTEELKRSIYAKVMSGTLGVEVGATADYASHVEYGSSVNALNQSQLEGAVTGRGKPESPLTLGRSGVRWTLPGPFVLPAAVYGRLLLEKAFVSAVKKVWG, encoded by the coding sequence GTGAGACCGAAAATCAAATGGCTGAACCTCGATGAGACCCTCAGGAAACTCGACCAGCTGGTAGACATCGAAAGCCAGATCCCTATTGAACCCATCAGAACCCAGGTCGAGCAGCACGCCCTGCTGGGCGTGGACGCCAACGTGTACAGCACAGAACCCGGAGCCTATGAGCGCACAGAGGAGCTGAAACGCTCCATCTATGCGAAGGTGATGTCCGGCACCCTGGGGGTCGAGGTGGGGGCCACAGCCGATTACGCCAGTCATGTGGAGTACGGGTCCAGTGTGAACGCCCTGAACCAGAGCCAGTTGGAAGGTGCAGTGACTGGTAGGGGAAAACCCGAGTCCCCTCTGACTCTGGGCAGGTCTGGGGTGCGTTGGACACTGCCTGGGCCGTTTGTTTTGCCTGCTGCGGTGTATGGGAGGTTGCTTCTCGAAAAGGCTTTTGTCAGTGCGGTGAAAAAGGTGTGGGGTTAG
- a CDS encoding phage tail tape measure protein, producing the protein MTELKSAALLDLQDWRKGIAEIKSDIQGLAQGKGSNVKIVVSDGGTTTRAKKQLDELTLATRALANEAATIRNRFQANFGQATQEEIAQFREQMESVRERALAMGEGLEVGDTRLRKLTQTARLATASIEAAEGNISRLGLASQTAAGLMSTGIIDALQQFGPVGQIIGNFIEIFFSNAEKSVQSEAKKTEQAAKKAGQQTGEGFADGLENTTAVRRAANDMGITATESLKASLDIHSPSRVTYRVGEEAAAGFEQGIRSGRQRVAQAAKELANQVPQNLSSSVSFGAVDLGMKGALPTVQALGNELVDLKRQALDASAAFNNIPKGLTGINEQLTDFFGGGAAGAQSLEVAVHGASQSVETTAEVVGAGAEVIDVATESYERVTTATNVWMASLTALGIIITGLTANGVRQIGAFEKSINTFTASGEKDLAGLNDQIVHLQQNTTRAARSFSRSELGAALAETIKAGTDSAEAITILETSTQLAAAETDNLTESSGRLLKNLRQFGAGVDQAQRFGNALAAAGGEAAGDVKGLSEGLAEVGTTAKAAGFDIEDTLGVLVELDTKGLDAASEGATGFRSVLSSLADPSDKAKTIMEDLGIALFDINGNARKTKDVLYDLVDALQGNAEAGNIVAGIFDTDAANAFLNITRKSQTLGEQFRNSEGKLEKFAETMTEGSVAAARRFKVALDDVSLAFVKTFAPAATAVLEGLLDLGKGMEQAANDGTLLIAAITAIGFASTKLNPTLLYMPWTVALKTMFQSATAAAGPLLASMRTFAIMNPAGLAIAGFGALALVLNKVNGLFHEIAEIQDQVDQSSTQSDKALMDKVRQLEKENTALSRLQAKRLLLMSQLNSETAVGADIWGVMQYKPSIDGEARVKLMKDIKDLNKAIELEQKKTQAVVKQTVDNTVKFTSEQLDALGKIDDLKLDLLSPLDREIATIKNRVNDVIAELKDTIKNKGVLEIKIKEVREIESDLIARARADAAKDAADKAKQEAERLKRERESELRDLEAANRQAAEINRAARDAEIAAISDDGRRKQAERQAELDDLKRSLAEALEAVTGYPAQRRQIEQDGQRQIAALRQQWADEDAKAEEEAVQKRLEARRREQEQLRLLQDAQSAGFIQGLEARLTALSQAQDRERQAAGENSDVLLDIEKRFSRERTRIQLELLKQQEADRLRELKRQQNDALSVEGLTATERVAIVRRFLQETLNVEQGFAAQRQKIVSDGVLAILKAESDAEAARTRKADEEKKERERLAEEEARNRRETAKSIADAEKEARDSEVAAIADPALQRQKKRDAELADLQASIQEQIDAVAEYPDAVIRIQAAGQRQITALKKQWANEDLKLQQEQNEKKADEEKRAADERAQTEKQVQDALESQRKATVDAQIAAIVDEKKRLAAQRQKELDELKADIAAKIALAKGFPEQQQEIETLGQQQIAALRAKWASDDLEALRLANKEKEDELKRSQEEQARALEQANDVVDQAQKSARDAEIASIADEAARKAAERQADLADLQESIRERVAAVTAYPELVKQVEAAGRREIAALYQSWVNEDLKLQKDANEKKLEEDERRLKEEKELNDKRIEEEKKTREELQRLAREVESGNTDRLRDVQSNLLDQRLTALQDYYEFAQDQAQDNWRLQMGIEERGIKAISSVRLDNLRQAREIELAGLRQSLAEQLEDTRLTEAQRASIRASFAAVIQQTDERYAQERLSIERGLITSLNALDRRRADAQKESIQTQIDRLQSLKDAARELDQTLRGDRIDPVSLSDINELVAARARAIAAAQEAVKSGDPVKQAKAFAQLNAVLQRTAELQERVSGPQDELKKLLDQKAQIQKDLQSAVADGDKEAEKKARAEYREIQTNIETTTRLLNEQLGAQRALEGLGTQGRDLRLQNIELEKLQANLKGIGDQAETTALSLADQLEQEAGRQLPEQFANLGMSAGEQFVSRFLEYLNGNLIVPGLNIPLATGPAVPGFAPDGRVAQVSTINNWNFGDLVFPNASPDPKTFARQLLPEIKALVEQDRLLQQGPRRP; encoded by the coding sequence ATGACTGAGTTAAAATCCGCTGCACTGCTTGACCTGCAGGACTGGCGCAAAGGCATCGCTGAAATCAAATCTGACATTCAGGGCCTCGCTCAGGGCAAAGGCTCCAACGTCAAAATCGTGGTGTCGGACGGAGGCACCACCACCCGTGCCAAGAAACAGCTTGACGAGCTCACCCTCGCAACTCGTGCCCTGGCCAACGAAGCTGCAACCATCCGTAACAGGTTTCAGGCCAACTTCGGACAGGCCACCCAGGAAGAAATTGCGCAGTTCCGAGAGCAGATGGAGTCCGTTAGAGAGCGTGCTCTCGCCATGGGCGAGGGTCTGGAAGTGGGCGATACCCGTCTGCGCAAACTCACCCAGACTGCCCGACTGGCCACAGCCAGCATTGAGGCCGCAGAGGGAAACATCTCAAGGCTCGGGCTTGCCAGCCAGACCGCTGCAGGTTTGATGTCCACTGGGATCATTGATGCCCTGCAGCAATTCGGCCCAGTCGGCCAGATCATCGGGAATTTCATTGAGATCTTTTTTTCCAATGCCGAGAAATCTGTGCAGAGCGAAGCCAAAAAAACAGAGCAGGCCGCCAAAAAGGCTGGGCAGCAAACCGGAGAGGGTTTTGCTGATGGGCTCGAAAACACCACAGCTGTACGCCGTGCTGCAAACGACATGGGCATCACAGCCACTGAAAGCCTGAAGGCCTCGCTGGACATCCACAGCCCCAGCCGTGTCACCTACCGTGTGGGCGAGGAGGCCGCCGCTGGATTCGAGCAGGGCATCCGCTCTGGTCGCCAGCGTGTGGCCCAGGCCGCCAAGGAACTGGCCAACCAGGTGCCCCAGAACCTGAGCAGCAGTGTCAGTTTTGGGGCTGTGGACCTCGGGATGAAAGGCGCACTACCCACCGTGCAGGCACTCGGCAATGAACTCGTTGACCTGAAACGTCAGGCCCTGGATGCCAGTGCCGCTTTCAACAACATTCCCAAAGGACTCACGGGCATCAACGAGCAACTGACCGACTTTTTTGGTGGTGGCGCTGCAGGAGCCCAGTCCCTGGAAGTGGCTGTACATGGGGCCAGTCAGAGCGTGGAAACCACCGCTGAAGTTGTGGGGGCAGGGGCAGAGGTTATCGATGTGGCCACCGAATCTTACGAGCGGGTCACCACAGCAACAAACGTCTGGATGGCCAGCCTGACTGCCCTCGGCATCATCATCACAGGCCTGACCGCAAACGGCGTTCGGCAAATTGGGGCATTTGAGAAAAGCATCAACACCTTCACGGCGTCCGGTGAAAAAGACCTTGCAGGTCTGAATGACCAGATCGTGCACTTGCAGCAGAACACCACCCGTGCCGCAAGGTCCTTCAGCCGTTCAGAGTTGGGTGCTGCCCTGGCCGAGACCATCAAGGCCGGCACGGACAGCGCTGAGGCCATCACCATCCTGGAGACCAGCACCCAGTTGGCAGCTGCAGAAACCGATAACCTCACGGAGTCCTCCGGTCGTCTGTTGAAAAACCTCAGGCAATTCGGGGCTGGGGTCGATCAGGCCCAGCGTTTCGGGAATGCCCTGGCTGCAGCAGGTGGGGAGGCCGCAGGGGACGTGAAAGGCCTCTCAGAGGGTCTCGCTGAGGTCGGTACCACTGCCAAGGCTGCTGGATTTGACATCGAGGACACCCTGGGTGTCCTTGTTGAACTGGACACCAAAGGCCTTGATGCGGCCTCGGAGGGCGCGACGGGTTTCCGCAGCGTGCTGTCCAGTCTGGCCGACCCATCAGACAAAGCAAAAACCATCATGGAAGATCTCGGCATTGCCCTGTTCGACATCAATGGCAACGCTCGAAAAACCAAAGATGTGCTTTACGACCTGGTGGATGCCCTGCAGGGCAATGCCGAGGCTGGGAACATTGTGGCCGGGATTTTCGACACGGATGCTGCGAATGCGTTCCTGAACATCACCCGCAAGTCCCAGACCCTGGGTGAGCAGTTCCGCAACAGCGAAGGGAAACTGGAGAAATTTGCGGAAACCATGACCGAAGGGTCCGTGGCTGCAGCCCGACGTTTCAAGGTTGCGCTGGATGATGTTTCCCTGGCTTTCGTGAAGACTTTCGCCCCTGCAGCCACAGCGGTGCTGGAAGGCCTGCTGGACCTCGGGAAGGGCATGGAGCAGGCTGCCAATGACGGTACCCTGCTGATTGCCGCCATCACTGCCATCGGGTTTGCCAGCACGAAACTGAATCCCACCTTGCTGTACATGCCCTGGACTGTGGCCCTCAAGACCATGTTCCAGAGTGCAACTGCTGCCGCTGGTCCCCTGCTGGCCAGCATGCGGACGTTTGCCATCATGAACCCCGCAGGTCTGGCCATTGCTGGTTTCGGGGCTCTGGCCCTCGTGCTGAACAAGGTCAATGGCCTCTTCCACGAGATTGCAGAAATCCAGGATCAAGTCGATCAATCCAGCACCCAGAGCGACAAGGCGTTGATGGACAAGGTGCGGCAACTCGAAAAGGAAAACACTGCCCTGTCCAGGCTGCAGGCCAAACGTCTCCTGCTGATGTCCCAACTGAACTCTGAAACGGCTGTGGGTGCAGACATCTGGGGGGTCATGCAGTACAAACCCAGCATTGATGGTGAGGCCCGGGTCAAACTGATGAAAGACATCAAAGACCTCAACAAAGCCATCGAACTGGAACAAAAGAAAACCCAGGCTGTGGTGAAGCAAACAGTGGACAACACAGTCAAGTTCACATCCGAGCAGCTTGACGCCCTGGGCAAAATTGATGACCTGAAACTGGATCTGCTGTCCCCTCTGGATCGTGAAATTGCAACCATCAAGAATCGTGTCAATGATGTGATTGCAGAACTGAAAGACACCATCAAAAACAAAGGTGTTCTGGAGATAAAAATCAAGGAAGTTCGGGAAATCGAGAGTGACCTGATTGCTCGTGCCCGTGCTGATGCAGCAAAAGATGCTGCGGATAAAGCAAAGCAGGAAGCCGAACGTCTCAAACGTGAACGTGAATCGGAGTTGCGCGACCTGGAAGCAGCAAACCGTCAGGCTGCTGAAATCAATCGGGCTGCACGAGATGCAGAGATTGCTGCCATCTCTGATGATGGACGCCGCAAGCAGGCAGAGCGGCAGGCTGAACTTGATGACCTGAAACGCTCACTGGCTGAGGCCTTGGAAGCTGTGACAGGCTATCCGGCCCAGCGTCGCCAGATCGAACAGGATGGACAGCGCCAGATTGCTGCCCTCAGACAGCAGTGGGCTGATGAGGACGCCAAAGCAGAAGAGGAAGCTGTACAGAAACGCCTTGAGGCCCGACGCCGCGAACAGGAGCAATTGCGCCTCCTGCAAGACGCTCAGAGTGCTGGATTCATCCAGGGTCTTGAGGCTAGACTGACCGCCCTGTCTCAGGCGCAGGACCGTGAGCGTCAGGCTGCAGGAGAAAACAGTGATGTCCTGCTCGACATCGAGAAGCGGTTCTCCAGAGAGCGCACCCGCATCCAGCTGGAACTGCTGAAACAGCAGGAGGCTGACAGGCTGCGTGAACTGAAGAGACAGCAGAACGATGCCCTCTCAGTTGAGGGTCTGACCGCCACTGAACGGGTGGCCATCGTGCGCCGCTTCCTGCAGGAAACCCTGAACGTCGAGCAGGGCTTCGCGGCCCAGCGGCAGAAGATCGTAAGCGATGGGGTGCTGGCCATCCTCAAGGCTGAAAGTGACGCAGAGGCAGCCAGAACCAGAAAGGCAGACGAGGAGAAAAAAGAACGGGAACGCCTGGCCGAGGAGGAAGCCAGAAACCGCCGTGAGACAGCGAAAAGCATTGCCGATGCAGAGAAAGAGGCCCGAGACTCTGAAGTCGCCGCCATTGCCGACCCTGCCCTGCAACGCCAGAAGAAACGGGACGCTGAACTCGCAGACCTGCAGGCCAGCATCCAGGAACAGATCGATGCTGTCGCAGAATACCCCGATGCCGTCATCCGCATTCAGGCCGCTGGGCAACGCCAGATCACTGCCCTCAAAAAACAGTGGGCAAATGAGGACCTGAAACTTCAGCAAGAGCAGAACGAGAAAAAGGCAGACGAGGAAAAACGTGCTGCTGATGAACGCGCCCAGACTGAGAAACAGGTGCAAGATGCCCTGGAATCTCAGCGCAAGGCCACTGTGGATGCCCAGATTGCGGCCATCGTCGATGAGAAGAAACGCCTTGCAGCCCAGCGTCAAAAAGAGCTCGATGAACTGAAGGCCGACATTGCTGCAAAGATCGCCCTGGCAAAAGGGTTCCCGGAACAGCAACAGGAAATTGAAACCCTCGGGCAGCAGCAGATTGCGGCCCTCAGAGCCAAATGGGCCAGTGATGACCTTGAGGCTCTGCGTCTGGCCAACAAGGAAAAAGAAGATGAGCTGAAACGCAGCCAAGAGGAGCAGGCTCGTGCCCTCGAACAGGCCAATGATGTGGTCGATCAGGCCCAGAAATCTGCCCGTGATGCTGAGATTGCCAGCATCGCTGATGAGGCAGCCCGAAAAGCTGCAGAACGGCAGGCCGACCTCGCAGACCTGCAAGAGTCCATCCGTGAGCGGGTCGCCGCTGTTACGGCCTACCCTGAACTGGTCAAACAGGTTGAGGCTGCTGGACGCCGGGAGATCGCAGCCCTTTATCAATCCTGGGTGAATGAGGATTTGAAACTCCAGAAGGATGCAAATGAGAAAAAACTAGAGGAGGATGAACGCCGTCTCAAAGAGGAAAAAGAACTCAATGACAAACGCATCGAAGAGGAGAAGAAAACCCGTGAAGAGCTGCAGCGTCTGGCCCGAGAGGTCGAATCTGGCAACACCGACCGCCTGAGGGACGTGCAATCCAACCTGCTGGACCAGCGCCTCACTGCCCTGCAGGACTATTACGAGTTTGCGCAGGACCAGGCCCAGGACAACTGGCGTCTCCAGATGGGCATTGAGGAGCGGGGCATCAAGGCCATCAGCTCTGTGCGCCTCGACAACCTGCGTCAGGCACGAGAGATTGAACTGGCAGGCCTCAGGCAATCCCTGGCTGAACAACTTGAAGACACGCGGCTCACAGAGGCCCAGCGTGCCAGCATCAGGGCATCGTTTGCCGCTGTGATCCAGCAGACCGATGAACGTTACGCACAGGAGCGCCTGTCCATCGAGCGGGGTCTGATCACCAGCCTGAATGCCCTGGATCGCAGGCGTGCAGATGCCCAGAAGGAAAGTATTCAAACCCAGATCGACCGGCTGCAATCCCTCAAGGATGCTGCCCGAGAACTCGACCAGACGTTGCGTGGTGATCGGATTGACCCTGTGTCCCTGAGCGACATCAACGAACTGGTGGCCGCTCGTGCCCGGGCCATTGCAGCGGCACAAGAGGCCGTCAAATCTGGTGATCCTGTGAAGCAGGCAAAGGCCTTCGCGCAACTGAATGCAGTGCTGCAACGCACCGCTGAACTTCAAGAACGGGTTTCCGGGCCGCAGGATGAACTCAAGAAACTGCTGGACCAGAAAGCCCAGATTCAGAAAGACCTCCAGTCTGCTGTTGCAGATGGAGACAAGGAGGCAGAGAAAAAAGCCCGAGCGGAATACCGGGAAATCCAGACCAACATCGAAACCACCACCCGTCTGCTGAACGAACAGCTCGGAGCCCAGAGGGCCCTTGAGGGCCTGGGCACCCAGGGCCGGGACCTGAGACTCCAGAACATCGAACTGGAGAAACTGCAAGCCAACCTGAAAGGGATTGGCGACCAGGCCGAAACCACGGCTCTCTCACTGGCTGACCAGTTGGAACAGGAGGCAGGACGGCAGCTGCCCGAGCAGTTCGCCAACCTCGGGATGAGTGCAGGGGAACAGTTCGTGAGCCGGTTCCTGGAGTACCTGAATGGAAACCTGATCGTGCCCGGACTGAACATCCCCCTGGCCACAGGTCCGGCTGTCCCTGGGTTTGCGCCCGATGGACGGGTGGCCCAGGTGTCCACCATCAACAACTGGAACTTCGGGGATCTGGTGTTCCCGAATGCCAGCCCAG